In a genomic window of Suricata suricatta isolate VVHF042 chromosome 12, meerkat_22Aug2017_6uvM2_HiC, whole genome shotgun sequence:
- the PEX11G gene encoding peroxisomal membrane protein 11C isoform X1: MAALSGLASALESYRGRDRLMRTLGYSCQLVGGVLVEQGPARSGVGTRLLTLSSQLSHCRTVLRLFDDVAMFVYTKQYGLGAEEEDIFVRCVSVLGNLADQLYYPCEHIAWAADAKILRVDSARWWTLSTAFWGLSLLLGIARSLWMVLKLRQRLRSPTVAFTSRLPRSKRRALEAQVQSEVLTLLSNLADLANAVHWLPPGVLWAGRLPPWLVGLLGTVSSLLSIYQAVQAEATAP, translated from the exons ATGGCGGCGCTGAGCGGCCTTGCGTCGGCGCTGGAGTCTTACCGGGGCCGCGACCGCCTG ATGCGAACGCTGGGGTACAGCTGCCAACTGGTTGGTGGGGTCCTGGTGGAACAGGGTCCCGCCAGGTCAGGAGTGGGGACGCGCCTGCTGACACTGTCCTCCCAACTCAGCCACTGTAGGACCGTCCTACGACTCTTTGATGATGTGGCCATGTTTGTCTACACGAAGCAGTATGGCCTGGGGGCAGAG GAGGAGGACATCTTTGTCCGCTGTGTGTCTGTCCTGGGCAACCTGGCCGACCAGCTCTACTACCCGTGTGAGCACATTGCCTGGGCTGCCGATGCCAAGATCCTCCGCGTGGACTCCGCCCGGTGGTGGACCCTGAGCACGGCCTTCTGgggcctctccctgctcctgggcATCGCCAG GTCCTTGTGGATGGTCCTgaaactgaggcagaggctgAGGAGCCCCACAGTGGCCTTCACCAG CCGGCTGCCCCGGAGCAAGAGGAGGGCCCTGGAGGCCCAGGTCCAGTCGGAGGTGCTGACTCTCCTGAGCAACCTGGCCGACCTGGCCAACGCCGTGCACTGGTTGCCTCCGGGCGTCCTGTGGGCTGGCCGCCTCCCCCCGTGGCTGGTGGGCCTTTTGGGCACCGTCTCCTCCCTTCTCAGCATATACCAGGCTGTCCAGGCCGAGGCCACTGCCCCCTGA
- the PEX11G gene encoding peroxisomal membrane protein 11C isoform X3: MFVYTKQYGLGAEEEDIFVRCVSVLGNLADQLYYPCEHIAWAADAKILRVDSARWWTLSTAFWGLSLLLGIARSLWMVLKLRQRLRSPTVAFTSRLPRSKRRALEAQVQSEVLTLLSNLADLANAVHWLPPGVLWAGRLPPWLVGLLGTVSSLLSIYQAVQAEATAP; this comes from the exons ATGTTTGTCTACACGAAGCAGTATGGCCTGGGGGCAGAG GAGGAGGACATCTTTGTCCGCTGTGTGTCTGTCCTGGGCAACCTGGCCGACCAGCTCTACTACCCGTGTGAGCACATTGCCTGGGCTGCCGATGCCAAGATCCTCCGCGTGGACTCCGCCCGGTGGTGGACCCTGAGCACGGCCTTCTGgggcctctccctgctcctgggcATCGCCAG GTCCTTGTGGATGGTCCTgaaactgaggcagaggctgAGGAGCCCCACAGTGGCCTTCACCAG CCGGCTGCCCCGGAGCAAGAGGAGGGCCCTGGAGGCCCAGGTCCAGTCGGAGGTGCTGACTCTCCTGAGCAACCTGGCCGACCTGGCCAACGCCGTGCACTGGTTGCCTCCGGGCGTCCTGTGGGCTGGCCGCCTCCCCCCGTGGCTGGTGGGCCTTTTGGGCACCGTCTCCTCCCTTCTCAGCATATACCAGGCTGTCCAGGCCGAGGCCACTGCCCCCTGA
- the TEX45 gene encoding testis-expressed protein 45, with amino-acid sequence MSPLEVAPCPEMAPVALLPCPMSRLDFLKASHFALGRDPRLHVDVMQSTSHRDFPAYPAVTRARPCQEPPPGSFFRRDASAAGAEFKSEAHCAFAPPAPQPSGPTGTRERTLATQASNLRVFAPAHLRTGLGLSTAHADFGWPDGLARAGEPIRGARLISARDSVPSGDRAKLRIPPTTYQEFFAPHDSFPRPRAPCGHFGGLNALQWDHTRQDEGTSYQRQFQALPGPPASKCKRASSSVELGDFKIGYGPMCSEQKEAYGPQGLPPDRYDKARASAHIHQVNIHPGDGLFHDKTTKAEHFSPQEPERFVLHHDVTPPSHILEGNGRCGPGSLTTSTHFFHGQPPPVNKPPSRHVPHEKLKSHVGLGESSLLGQFFQTSTGTDYCLPGTVQKPPQAPSLHLLPSSLPQGTGETDFLTMNQKMLKPHRTAPASVTEEMLQRCKYSHIEPPLGGQRFFSTQYEDEFAFKFQSPAVLRLANPQESRVPLGSPRQWGCGAGKVDLWAPQPPTYPCPAQQ; translated from the exons ATGTCCCCCCTTGAG GTGGCCCCTTGTCCAGAGATGGCCCCGGTCGCCCTCCTGCCATGCCCGATGTCCCGGCTGGACTTCCTCAAAGCCTCACACTTTGCCCTGGGGCGGGACCCGCGGCTGCACGTGGACGTCATGCAATCCACGTCGCACCGGGACTTCCCGGCCTACCCGGCCGTCACCCGCGCGCGGCCGTGCCAGGAGCCGCCGCCCGGGTCCTTCTTCCGGCGGGACGCGAGCGCGGCAGGTGCGGAGTTCAAGTCGGAGGCGCACTGCGCGTTCGCGCCACCGGCGCCGCAGCCGTCCGGGCCGACGGGGACGCGGGAGCGCACCCTCGCCACGCAGGCCAGCAACTTGCGCGTGTTCGCGCCCGCGCACCTCCGCACCGGCCT CGGCCTCTCCACCGCGCACGCCGACTTCGGCTGGCCCGACGGGCTGGCGCGCGCTGGCGAGCCGATCCGCGGCGCGCGCCTCATCTCCGCCCGCGACTCGGTGCCTTCTGGCGACCGAGCCAAGCTGCGCATCCCGCCCACCACCTACCAGGAGTTCTTCGCGCCCCACGACTCATTCCCGCGGCCCCGCGCGCCCTGCGGCCACTTCG GGGGCCTCAACGCACTCCAGTGGGACCACACGAGACAGGATGAAGGGACCTCCTACCAGAGACAGTTCCAGGCCCTGCCAGGCCCACCTGCCTCGAAGTGTAAGAGG GCCTCCTCCAGTGTGGAGCTGGGAGACTTCAAGATTGGCTATGGGCCCATGTGCTCCGAGCAGAAAGAAGCCTACGGGCCCCAGGGTCTGCCCCCAGACAG GTATGACAAGGCCCGGGCCTCGGCCCACATCCACCAGGTGAATATTCATCCTGGGGATGGTCTCTTCCATGACAAGACCACCAAGGCTGAACACTTCTCTCCCCAAGAGCCAG AGCGCTTTGTTCTGCACCACGACGTGACTCCGCCATCGCACATCCTGGAAGGCAATGGGCGCTGCGGCCCGGGCAGCCTCACCACCTCCACGCACTTCTTCCACGGCCAG CCACCGCCCGTGAACAAGCCACCCAGCCGCCACGTGCCTCACGAGAAACTGAAGAGTCACGTGGGCCTAGGGGAGTCCTCGCTGCTCGGACAGTTCTTCCAGACCTCCACGGGCACGGACTATTGCCTCCCGGGCACGGTACAGAAGCCCCCGCAAGCACCCAGTCTCCACTTGCTGCCTAGCAGCCTGCCCCAGGGCACCGGCG aaacagattttttaacCATGAACCAGAAGATGCTGAAACCGCATAGAACAGCTCCGGCCTCCGTGACTGAAGAGATGCTACAGCGG TGCAAGTACAGCCACATTGAGCCTCCACTGGGTGGACAGCGCTTCTTCTCAACCCAGTACGAGGATGAGTTTGCCTTCAAGTTCCAGAGCCCAGCAGTGCTGAGATTGGCCAACCCCCAGGAGAGCCGTGTGCCCCTGGGCTCCCCCCGCCagtggggctgtggggctgggaaggTAGACCTTtgggccccccagccccctacCTACCCATGCCCTGCCCAGCAATAA
- the PEX11G gene encoding peroxisomal membrane protein 11C isoform X2 codes for MRTLGYSCQLVGGVLVEQGPARSGVGTRLLTLSSQLSHCRTVLRLFDDVAMFVYTKQYGLGAEEEDIFVRCVSVLGNLADQLYYPCEHIAWAADAKILRVDSARWWTLSTAFWGLSLLLGIARSLWMVLKLRQRLRSPTVAFTSRLPRSKRRALEAQVQSEVLTLLSNLADLANAVHWLPPGVLWAGRLPPWLVGLLGTVSSLLSIYQAVQAEATAP; via the exons ATGCGAACGCTGGGGTACAGCTGCCAACTGGTTGGTGGGGTCCTGGTGGAACAGGGTCCCGCCAGGTCAGGAGTGGGGACGCGCCTGCTGACACTGTCCTCCCAACTCAGCCACTGTAGGACCGTCCTACGACTCTTTGATGATGTGGCCATGTTTGTCTACACGAAGCAGTATGGCCTGGGGGCAGAG GAGGAGGACATCTTTGTCCGCTGTGTGTCTGTCCTGGGCAACCTGGCCGACCAGCTCTACTACCCGTGTGAGCACATTGCCTGGGCTGCCGATGCCAAGATCCTCCGCGTGGACTCCGCCCGGTGGTGGACCCTGAGCACGGCCTTCTGgggcctctccctgctcctgggcATCGCCAG GTCCTTGTGGATGGTCCTgaaactgaggcagaggctgAGGAGCCCCACAGTGGCCTTCACCAG CCGGCTGCCCCGGAGCAAGAGGAGGGCCCTGGAGGCCCAGGTCCAGTCGGAGGTGCTGACTCTCCTGAGCAACCTGGCCGACCTGGCCAACGCCGTGCACTGGTTGCCTCCGGGCGTCCTGTGGGCTGGCCGCCTCCCCCCGTGGCTGGTGGGCCTTTTGGGCACCGTCTCCTCCCTTCTCAGCATATACCAGGCTGTCCAGGCCGAGGCCACTGCCCCCTGA